A single region of the Liolophura sinensis isolate JHLJ2023 chromosome 9, CUHK_Ljap_v2, whole genome shotgun sequence genome encodes:
- the LOC135475719 gene encoding caveolin-3-like gives MADFNLDNRDPNDINQHIQVAFEDVLAEPEGIRSMNCVWKFTYKCFTLWKQLCYNIATLCCGLCIAMNWGCIFAETAFYHIWYITPYLKWLEINCTPFKKLFRMCLSCCLDPICESVGTVFHACKK, from the exons ATGGCTGATTTCAACTTGGACAATCGTGACCCCAACGACATTAATCAGCATATCCAG GTGGCCTTTGAAGATGTGCTGGCCGAGCCGGAAGGAATCCGTTCTATGAACTGTGTCTGGAAATTCACCTACAAATGCTTCACTCTCTGGAAACAGCTGTGTTACAACATCGCCACTCTCTGTTGTGGACTGTGCATCGCCATGAACTGGGGTTGTATTTTCGCTGAGACGGCCTTCTACCACATCTGGTACATCACACCCTACCTGAAATGGCTGGAGATCAACTGTACACCATTCAAGAAGTTGTTTAGAATGTGTCTGAGTTGTTGTTTGGATCCAATTTGTGAATCTGTGGGTACTGTATTCCATGCTTGTAAAAAGTGA
- the LOC135475720 gene encoding caveolin-3-like: MADLDIVNRDPNDINNHLQVAFEDVLAEPEGIRSMNCVWKFTYKCFTLWKQLCYNIATLCCGLCIAMNWGCIFAETAFYHIWYITPYLKWMEINCSPFKKLFRMCLSCCMDPVCESIGDTWSDFRPQVSLFVKNLNDIKLSRTPPVGR, encoded by the exons aTGGCGGATTTGGACATAGTAAACAGAGACCCTAATGACATCAACAACCATCTCCAG GTGGCCTTTGAAGATGTGCTGGCCGAGCCGGAAGGAATCCGTTCTATGAACTGTGTCTGGAAATTCACCTACAAATGCTTCACTCTCTGGAAACAGCTGTGTTACAACATCGCCACTCTCTGTTGTGGACTGTGCATCGCCATGAACTGGGGTTGTATTTTCGCTGAGACGGCCTTCTACCACATTTGGTACATCACACCCTACCTGAAATGGATGGAGATCAACTGTTCGCCATTCAAGAAGTTATTCAGAATGTGCCTGAGTTGCTGTATGGACCCAGTTTGTGAATCAATTG GAGACACGTGGAGCGACTTTAGACCCCAAGTTTCGCTGTTCGTGAAGAACTTGAATGACATAAAGTTGTCGAGGACGCCCCCTGTTGGTCGTTAG
- the LOC135475911 gene encoding caveolin-3-like, whose translation MADLDLVNRDPNDINNHLQVAFEDVLAEPEDVRSMDCVWKFTYKCFTLWKQLCYNIATLCCGLCIAMNWGCIFAETAFYHIWYITPYLKWLEINCTPLRKLFRMCLSCCMDPVCESIGTVFHAFKK comes from the exons ATGGCGGATTTAGACTTGGTGAACCGAGATCCCAATGATATCAACAATCATTTACAG GTGGCCTTTGAAGATGTATTGGCTGAACCGGAGGATGTCCGTTCCATGGACTGTGTCTGGAAATTCACCTACAAATGCTTCACTCTCTGGAAACAGCTGTGTTACAACATCGCCACTCTCTGTTGCGGACTGTGCATCGCCATGAACTGGGGTTGTATTTTCGCGGAGACGGCCTTCTACCACATTTGGTACATCACACCCTACCTGAAATGGCTGGAGATCAACTGTACACCACTTAGGAAGTTGTTCAGAATGTGTCTGAGTTGCTGTATGGACCCAGTTTGTGAATCAATTGGTACCGTTTTCCATGCTTTTAAAAAGTGA
- the LOC135475721 gene encoding caveolin-3-like, whose translation MADLDLQMRDPNDINSHIQVAFEDVLAEPEGIRSMDCVWKFTYKCFTLWKQLCYNIATLCCGICIAMNWGCIFAETAFYHIWYITPYLKWLEINCSPLRKLFRMCLSCCMDPVCESIGNVFHAFKR comes from the exons atggcAGATCTTGATTTACAGATGCGAGACCCCAATGACATCAACAGCCATATCCAG GTGGCCTTTGAAGATGTGCTGGCCGAGCCGGAAGGAATCCGTTCCATGGACTGTGTCTGGAAGTTCACTTACAAATGTTTCACTCTCTGGAAACAGCTGTGTTACAACATCGCCACTCTCTGTTGTGGAATCTGCATCGCCATGAACTGGGGTTGTATCTTCGCTGAGACGGCCTTCTACCACATCTGGTACATCACACCCTACCTGAAATGGCTGGAGATCAACTGTTCGCCACTAAGGAAGTTATTTAGAATGTGTTTGAGTTGCTGTATGGACCCAGTTTGTGAATCAATTGGCAACGTATTTCATGCCTTTAAGAGGTAA